A genomic stretch from Corynebacterium faecale includes:
- a CDS encoding DUF4040 family protein — MLSSSLILALLGCVLAVPLRRWVGRNSGWILAIPLVLAAALILQALPGNTAADSLSIQESVPWMPTLGVSFSFHLDGLSLVFSMLVLLIGAAVLIYSTRYLGKSDPGHFYLLMSLFAAAMLLLVLTDDLVVFFFAWEITTLCSYLLIARSGPGGRDPAIRTLLVTVAGGLSLLTAFAILMAHTGTTRISEILGDTSWTQDTGFTVAIAFLLAGAVFTKSAQFPFQAWLPDSMVAIAPVSAYLHAAAMVKAGIYLALRFSPAMSDVATWQILLITCGLITALFGAFTAIRRNDLKELLAYSTISQLGLLVTLIGVGTDAALTAAVVHTIAHALFKAALFMTVGIIEHETGIRDRRELAKLNLRLPITTTVVTISALSMAGVPLTFGFISKESLITALVDAPGNTALVVLVTAGVVLTSMMTFAYSLRYILAVWPRRQNSEGDPGMTIGEATPAFYLAPTVLAACTLVFGLLPGLLDTLVTWSANAVTGAPGTVYLSIWHGFNLPLLLSALIIGVGIILVILQKPVSIFLSRFNAPVSGLRVVEQLRDAVITSGGQVSRLAGTSSLPRHLGIPVACLILLALSGGIALTGLPGRMPGDTEPIDWLLVGLMVVGVIGAFRSTTRIGIVVILGVTGYSMALWFFNLGATDVAMTQLLVETLTLLVLVLVLRRLPAKLPREKTGPKVWSAVLAGAAGLATFFAVWAFTGRRDFTETAQWYLNEAAPISGGDNIVNTILVDYRALDTLGELTVLGVAGLSVIVLLQARRPSPILRVPNRGKHPLDDPWANAVFFRAISRIMVPVIILVSMVLLVRGHNEPGGGFIGALVGGAGFALLYLASATDRSRFIRLPYVALIGAGVLVGVATGITGYLEGSFLKPLHFDVFGIHMTTALIFDIGVYLAVIGMILTALNLMGQSTPPLAEEEANPPGPDDSLTPGTTENRTSENREVKA, encoded by the coding sequence ATGTTATCAAGTTCTCTTATTCTAGCCCTGCTTGGCTGTGTGCTGGCAGTGCCGCTCAGGCGATGGGTTGGTCGTAACTCTGGATGGATTCTCGCCATCCCGCTGGTGCTGGCAGCCGCACTCATCCTGCAGGCTCTGCCGGGAAACACCGCCGCAGATTCACTGAGTATCCAGGAATCCGTGCCGTGGATGCCCACCCTGGGGGTGAGTTTCTCCTTCCATCTGGATGGCCTCTCGCTGGTCTTTTCCATGTTGGTGTTGCTCATTGGTGCCGCTGTTCTCATCTACAGCACGCGCTACCTGGGCAAATCGGATCCAGGTCACTTTTATCTGTTGATGAGCCTCTTCGCCGCGGCGATGTTGCTACTGGTGCTCACCGATGACCTGGTGGTGTTCTTCTTCGCGTGGGAGATCACCACGCTTTGTTCCTACCTGCTCATTGCGCGTTCCGGCCCCGGAGGTCGCGACCCCGCCATCCGCACCCTGCTTGTGACCGTCGCGGGTGGCCTGTCACTGTTGACCGCCTTCGCCATATTGATGGCGCACACCGGCACCACACGGATCAGTGAGATCCTGGGGGATACCAGTTGGACCCAGGACACCGGCTTCACGGTGGCGATCGCCTTCCTGCTGGCCGGAGCGGTGTTCACCAAATCCGCCCAGTTCCCCTTCCAGGCCTGGTTGCCGGATTCCATGGTTGCCATCGCACCGGTTTCCGCTTATCTACATGCCGCAGCGATGGTGAAGGCCGGTATCTATCTGGCATTGCGTTTCTCCCCCGCAATGTCGGATGTCGCCACCTGGCAGATCCTGTTGATCACGTGTGGACTCATCACCGCGCTGTTTGGGGCGTTCACCGCCATCAGACGTAACGACCTCAAGGAGCTGCTCGCCTACTCCACGATCAGCCAGCTGGGTCTGCTGGTGACCCTGATCGGAGTGGGCACCGACGCGGCGCTCACCGCCGCGGTGGTCCATACCATTGCCCACGCCCTATTCAAGGCCGCCCTGTTCATGACCGTCGGCATCATCGAACATGAGACCGGAATCCGGGACAGGCGTGAACTGGCCAAACTCAATCTACGTCTTCCCATCACCACCACGGTGGTCACCATTTCCGCCCTGTCCATGGCGGGTGTGCCACTGACCTTCGGTTTCATCAGCAAGGAATCGCTGATCACAGCTCTCGTGGATGCACCCGGGAACACCGCCCTGGTGGTGCTGGTCACCGCAGGTGTGGTTCTCACCTCGATGATGACCTTCGCCTACTCTCTGCGGTACATCCTCGCGGTATGGCCACGCCGGCAGAACAGCGAGGGTGACCCCGGGATGACGATTGGGGAGGCGACACCCGCCTTCTACCTCGCCCCGACGGTGCTGGCAGCGTGCACCCTGGTCTTCGGCCTGCTGCCCGGGCTCCTGGACACCCTGGTGACCTGGTCGGCCAACGCGGTCACCGGCGCCCCCGGAACCGTCTACCTGTCGATCTGGCATGGTTTTAATCTTCCGCTCCTGCTGTCTGCACTGATCATCGGTGTCGGCATCATTCTGGTGATCCTGCAGAAACCGGTATCGATCTTCCTGTCACGGTTTAATGCCCCGGTTTCAGGCCTGCGTGTGGTGGAGCAGCTCCGCGACGCGGTCATCACATCCGGCGGACAGGTCTCCCGCCTGGCTGGCACCAGTTCGTTGCCCCGCCACCTGGGGATTCCCGTCGCCTGTCTGATTCTGTTGGCGCTCAGCGGCGGTATCGCACTCACGGGGCTCCCGGGACGGATGCCCGGTGATACCGAGCCCATCGACTGGCTGCTGGTCGGTTTGATGGTTGTAGGTGTCATAGGGGCATTCCGAAGCACAACCCGCATCGGCATTGTGGTCATTTTGGGTGTCACCGGTTACAGCATGGCGCTCTGGTTCTTCAACCTGGGAGCCACGGACGTAGCCATGACCCAGTTACTGGTGGAAACCCTGACGCTCCTGGTGTTGGTTCTGGTGCTCCGTCGACTTCCGGCAAAACTGCCCAGGGAGAAAACCGGTCCGAAGGTATGGTCGGCGGTTCTTGCCGGTGCCGCGGGTCTGGCGACATTCTTCGCTGTCTGGGCCTTCACCGGGCGGAGAGACTTCACCGAGACCGCCCAATGGTATTTGAATGAGGCGGCTCCGATCTCCGGCGGCGACAACATCGTCAACACCATTCTGGTCGACTACCGTGCCCTGGACACCCTGGGTGAGTTGACCGTCCTGGGCGTGGCTGGTCTGTCTGTGATTGTTCTCCTCCAGGCGCGTCGCCCGTCCCCGATTCTCCGCGTCCCCAATCGAGGGAAACACCCGCTGGATGATCCCTGGGCCAACGCGGTGTTCTTCCGTGCGATCAGCCGCATCATGGTCCCGGTCATCATTCTGGTGTCGATGGTGCTGCTGGTACGCGGGCACAACGAACCCGGGGGTGGCTTTATCGGAGCCCTCGTTGGTGGCGCAGGGTTCGCCCTGCTCTACCTGGCATCTGCAACCGACAGGTCCAGATTCATCAGATTGCCATACGTCGCCCTGATTGGTGCCGGCGTGCTGGTGGGTGTGGCCACCGGTATCACCGGTTACCTTGAGGGGTCCTTCCTCAAGCCACTCCATTTCGATGTGTTCGGTATACACATGACCACTGCGCTCATCTTTGATATCGGTGTCTACCTCGCGGTGATCGGCATGATCCTGACCGCTCTGAATCTCATGGGCCAGTCAACTCCGCCCCTTGCGGAAGAAGAAGCCAACCCACCAGGCCCTGATGATTCCCTCACCCCGGGAACGACTGAGAATCGCACCAGTGAGAACCGAGAGGTGAAAGCATGA
- a CDS encoding cation:proton antiporter subunit C produces the protein MTIAISAGLLMTAAVYLMLRRDMLRVTLGFVFLGHASVIILMASGGVFRRDEPFGSGSTSAADPLPQAFVLTAIVIAFSITVFMLVLTVTGRRDDEVESSEDIRNNPELYEEGQEIRPEQLDMVRASRARHMHRPPTEDERTAGFTEKEGE, from the coding sequence ATGACCATCGCTATCTCTGCAGGTCTGTTGATGACCGCTGCCGTCTACTTGATGCTGCGTCGCGACATGCTGCGTGTGACGTTGGGGTTTGTGTTCCTGGGGCATGCCTCCGTGATCATTCTCATGGCCTCCGGCGGGGTGTTCCGCCGAGATGAACCCTTCGGTAGTGGCTCCACCTCCGCGGCGGATCCCCTGCCACAGGCTTTCGTGCTCACCGCCATCGTCATCGCCTTCTCGATCACCGTGTTCATGCTGGTGCTCACCGTGACCGGTCGACGTGATGACGAGGTGGAATCCAGCGAAGACATCCGCAACAACCCCGAGTTGTATGAGGAAGGACAAGAAATCCGACCCGAACAGCTAGACATGGTTCGTGCTTCACGTGCGAGACATATGCACCGTCCCCCCACAGAGGATGAACGCACCGCCGGGTTCACCGAGAAGGAGGGTGAGTAA
- a CDS encoding monovalent cation/H+ antiporter subunit D family protein, which produces MTISDSLLAAFIVAPLLASGLLMMLRRSRIFQSVTLLLVLIASLGGAAVMIRLTADGSVYAHSVALWPGGISIPLVADMFAALMLVATGIITIACIAFALAAGFAQSPYFAPLVLVMVTGVNGALLTADIFNFFVFLEVMLLPAYGLYILSPKGATRTPRSRVAGLRLFLTVNLFTSTVFLAGVGFIYGVVGTVNIAELAGLAAENDALALATAICLFALAIKSSIVPTHGWLARSYPLTTPAITALFSGIHTKVANYAIYRLYAVVFDGDETYLWIGVVFFSLTMLVGVLGAVGEHTTRSILAFHMTSQIGYIMLGVALFTELGLTAGIFYLVHHMIVKASLFLSTGALEVTHGTGRLGALPPMGKREPLLALAFMAAALSLAGLPPFSGFVGKLALIVAAAEVGQWIAVAVMVIVSLFTLLSMLKIWSGVFWDLPWATVGRRTQPAAVPEGNHATGVSGDRKRDGSTSAVALDGESEAALVLADPVEKVESAEELPKVKLSLVLPSVALALITLSIGMVAEPLLAWAETAAHGLQNTTPYVEAVLTP; this is translated from the coding sequence ATGACCATCAGTGATTCCCTGCTTGCAGCGTTTATTGTCGCCCCCCTCCTGGCCTCCGGCCTGCTCATGATGCTCCGGCGCAGCCGGATCTTCCAGTCCGTCACACTGCTTCTGGTCCTGATCGCCTCACTCGGTGGGGCCGCCGTGATGATCCGGTTGACCGCCGACGGGAGCGTATACGCGCACTCAGTCGCCCTGTGGCCCGGGGGAATCTCCATCCCACTGGTGGCTGACATGTTTGCCGCGCTCATGTTGGTGGCCACCGGCATCATCACCATCGCCTGTATCGCTTTCGCGCTGGCAGCAGGTTTCGCCCAGTCACCGTATTTCGCCCCGCTCGTGCTGGTAATGGTAACGGGTGTCAACGGCGCATTATTGACGGCGGATATCTTCAACTTCTTCGTGTTCCTTGAGGTCATGTTGCTGCCCGCTTATGGGCTGTACATCCTTTCGCCTAAAGGCGCGACACGCACACCGCGTTCGAGGGTCGCCGGACTACGCCTGTTCCTCACCGTCAATCTGTTCACCTCCACTGTTTTCCTCGCCGGAGTGGGGTTCATCTACGGTGTCGTGGGCACGGTGAACATCGCCGAGTTGGCCGGACTCGCGGCGGAAAACGATGCCTTGGCGCTTGCGACCGCGATCTGTCTGTTCGCGCTCGCCATCAAATCCTCGATCGTGCCCACCCATGGCTGGTTGGCCCGTAGCTACCCACTGACCACCCCCGCGATCACCGCCCTTTTCTCCGGTATCCACACCAAGGTGGCCAACTACGCCATCTATCGTCTGTACGCCGTGGTGTTCGACGGTGATGAGACCTATCTGTGGATCGGTGTAGTGTTCTTCAGCCTGACCATGCTGGTCGGCGTGCTCGGTGCCGTGGGGGAGCACACCACCCGCTCGATTCTGGCTTTCCACATGACCAGCCAGATCGGTTACATCATGCTGGGTGTCGCCCTGTTCACAGAGCTCGGTCTCACCGCGGGTATCTTCTACCTGGTCCACCACATGATCGTGAAGGCCTCGCTCTTCCTGTCCACCGGGGCCCTGGAGGTCACCCATGGAACCGGCAGACTGGGTGCTCTGCCCCCCATGGGCAAACGGGAACCGTTACTGGCGCTGGCCTTCATGGCCGCTGCGCTGTCCCTGGCAGGCCTGCCACCTTTCTCCGGATTCGTCGGGAAACTTGCGCTCATTGTCGCCGCAGCCGAGGTCGGTCAATGGATCGCGGTGGCGGTGATGGTGATCGTCAGTCTGTTTACGCTTTTGTCCATGCTCAAGATCTGGTCCGGTGTATTCTGGGACCTCCCCTGGGCCACGGTGGGGCGTCGTACCCAGCCGGCTGCGGTCCCGGAGGGGAACCACGCCACCGGCGTCTCTGGTGATCGTAAACGGGATGGATCAACCTCTGCCGTTGCTCTGGACGGAGAGTCGGAGGCCGCCCTCGTTCTGGCGGACCCGGTGGAGAAGGTGGAAAGTGCCGAGGAACTGCCGAAGGTGAAGCTCTCCCTGGTTCTGCCGTCGGTGGCGCTGGCACTCATCACGCTGAGTATCGGCATGGTCGCGGAACCCCTGCTCGCATGGGCGGAGACCGCAGCTCACGGATTGCAGAATACGACCCCCTACGTTGAGGCGGTGTTGACACCATGA
- a CDS encoding Na+/H+ antiporter subunit E, with amino-acid sequence MTDLLTWPFRIVGFFFWYLGALVTSNFAVLKDVLTPGQNSTPGIGLFHSRAETEFEFSLISVLITLTPGTLSLGTTTREEGEPRKLYVHSLYSSDADALRAELKDMEDRMLKAVRIRKETP; translated from the coding sequence ATGACAGATTTATTGACCTGGCCGTTTAGGATTGTGGGTTTTTTCTTCTGGTATCTCGGGGCCCTGGTCACCTCGAATTTCGCCGTATTGAAGGATGTTCTCACCCCGGGACAGAACTCTACGCCCGGCATCGGCCTGTTCCACAGCCGCGCTGAGACCGAGTTTGAGTTTTCCCTGATTTCGGTTCTGATCACGCTGACACCCGGCACCTTGTCTCTCGGAACCACGACACGGGAGGAAGGCGAACCGAGGAAACTCTACGTGCACAGCCTGTATTCCTCCGATGCCGATGCACTACGCGCGGAACTCAAGGACATGGAGGATCGAATGCTGAAAGCAGTGCGAATCCGGAAGGAGACACCATGA
- a CDS encoding monovalent cation/H+ antiporter complex subunit F, with translation MMVINIAIIVIGLTCLPAAYRMVVGPSNADRVISADLLIFATVGLLALFGIRGGSDYTFDVVLVTSLVGFLGALSLARALLGGRR, from the coding sequence ATGATGGTGATAAACATCGCAATCATTGTCATCGGTCTGACCTGTCTGCCTGCGGCCTACCGCATGGTTGTAGGGCCGTCGAATGCTGACCGGGTGATCTCAGCCGACCTGTTGATCTTTGCCACCGTGGGACTACTGGCTCTCTTCGGTATCCGTGGCGGGAGCGATTACACCTTCGATGTTGTCCTGGTGACCTCGCTGGTTGGTTTCCTGGGGGCGTTATCATTGGCCCGCGCGCTGCTGGGGGGTCGTCGATGA
- a CDS encoding cation:proton antiporter, translating into MSDYISIIGDILIVLGLIVFITAGIGFLKFPDVYMRISALGTAGGIGIILVVAGTLFHNLSWINLLLALTIIIIQLATSAVGTTAVARSALLTDVKMKHWKYDELEEDTISLRAVSRENTR; encoded by the coding sequence ATGAGTGACTACATCTCTATCATCGGTGACATCCTGATCGTCCTCGGACTCATCGTGTTCATCACCGCGGGTATCGGTTTTCTCAAATTCCCGGATGTGTACATGCGTATCTCCGCGCTTGGCACCGCCGGTGGAATCGGAATCATCCTGGTGGTGGCGGGCACCCTGTTCCACAATCTGTCGTGGATAAACCTCCTCCTGGCACTCACCATCATCATCATCCAGCTGGCTACCTCTGCGGTGGGCACCACAGCTGTTGCCCGGTCGGCCCTATTGACGGATGTGAAGATGAAACACTGGAAATATGATGAGCTGGAGGAGGACACCATTTCTCTCCGCGCCGTATCCAGGGAAAACACCAGATAG
- a CDS encoding YhgE/Pip domain-containing protein, which produces MSVVVAPTETPATRRGGILAALLLLVPLIAGTAFVTATDMDISRSWSAAGEVTGAPAPASANSQDLIDARRAAGEAGAQAGFLASGTGELTAGTKELVDAATPLQEGVGAAAEGARELHEGLIQLQAGTGQMGTGATEIADGVASAVEQMTGLVILTQQIRVALDQADRDLAAMDRPEAEEVRGQLANLKGELEQVGLDVEMTDRLDELRSGTRDLANQLAVPGYGYHDGIYTATNGAAELAAGLGELEAGVGEAVAGFTALDEGASRLDAMAALNKEKTGAVQRALPAPQVPAAGVELTAAGPEGQSASLPPMYAFLIATVVMLAGAALGWVTLRNRWLLAFVLLGITALGGVVLFTVALGLSAAALAGAVAVLLLATIVSAVITRVLIHAFGVTGAVITTVIGWIAQVAVVGHVWNTTAVAEIGTMWQILAGLMPLHYPTFALTALGNGGALTPVWVGVAVLAGLLLLGGVMLRRRAPVAAIEMASDDLPNREGVQEEATTSTP; this is translated from the coding sequence ATGTCTGTTGTTGTCGCCCCCACTGAAACACCAGCCACCCGCAGGGGTGGGATTCTGGCTGCGCTGCTTCTTCTGGTTCCGCTCATCGCGGGCACGGCGTTTGTCACCGCGACGGATATGGATATCTCCCGGTCCTGGTCAGCGGCCGGGGAGGTCACGGGCGCGCCCGCGCCTGCGTCGGCAAACAGTCAGGACCTCATCGACGCCCGTCGTGCCGCCGGTGAGGCCGGTGCCCAGGCCGGTTTCCTCGCCAGCGGCACCGGCGAGCTCACCGCCGGCACGAAAGAGCTTGTCGACGCCGCGACCCCCCTCCAGGAGGGCGTGGGTGCCGCGGCCGAGGGCGCCCGGGAGCTCCACGAGGGGCTGATCCAGCTGCAGGCCGGCACGGGACAGATGGGCACCGGTGCCACCGAGATCGCCGATGGTGTGGCCTCCGCAGTGGAACAGATGACCGGCCTGGTGATCCTGACACAACAGATCCGGGTGGCGCTGGATCAGGCCGACCGCGACCTGGCGGCCATGGACCGGCCCGAGGCCGAGGAGGTCCGGGGCCAGCTGGCGAACCTGAAGGGAGAGCTGGAGCAAGTGGGACTCGATGTGGAGATGACCGACCGCCTCGACGAGCTGCGCTCCGGCACCCGCGACCTGGCCAACCAGCTGGCCGTTCCAGGCTACGGTTACCACGACGGCATCTACACAGCCACCAACGGTGCTGCTGAGCTGGCCGCGGGACTCGGGGAACTGGAGGCGGGTGTCGGCGAGGCCGTCGCAGGTTTCACTGCCCTGGATGAGGGTGCCTCCCGCCTCGATGCGATGGCTGCACTCAACAAGGAGAAAACCGGTGCCGTCCAGCGTGCTCTCCCCGCCCCTCAGGTACCTGCTGCGGGGGTGGAACTCACCGCAGCCGGACCCGAGGGACAGTCCGCATCCCTGCCGCCGATGTATGCCTTCCTGATCGCCACCGTGGTGATGCTGGCCGGAGCAGCACTCGGATGGGTCACGCTGCGCAACCGGTGGCTGCTGGCCTTCGTGCTGCTGGGCATCACCGCACTGGGTGGTGTCGTATTGTTCACGGTGGCGCTCGGCCTGAGTGCTGCTGCGCTGGCGGGTGCCGTGGCCGTGCTGTTGCTGGCCACCATCGTCTCGGCGGTGATAACCCGCGTGCTCATCCATGCCTTCGGCGTAACCGGAGCGGTGATAACCACCGTGATCGGATGGATCGCGCAGGTCGCTGTGGTGGGACATGTCTGGAATACCACCGCCGTGGCTGAGATCGGCACCATGTGGCAGATTCTGGCGGGACTGATGCCCCTGCACTATCCCACCTTCGCCCTGACCGCCCTGGGTAACGGTGGTGCCCTGACCCCGGTGTGGGTTGGTGTGGCTGTATTGGCGGGCCTGTTGCTCCTCGGCGGGGTGATGCTGCGGCGTCGTGCGCCTGTGGCGGCTATTGAGATGGCATCCGACGACCTACCGAACCGCGAAGGTGTGCAAGAAGAGGCAACAACATCGACCCCCTGA
- a CDS encoding response regulator transcription factor encodes MERILIAEDDDGIADFIRRGLVQEGFECEVAVSGAAAFARAHSGDFDLMILDLGLPHMDGADVLEQLRVLKVSLPIIVLTARTNIEDRIRSLEGGADDYMPKPFQFAELLARVKLRLASHQPVEKTTNAHLLKHGTLELDLRTQKVFVADTWRDLSRREFDLLEALMRHPGQILSRAQLLHMVWDMSFDPGSNVVDVYIRALRKKIGTEKVETVRGSGYRLV; translated from the coding sequence ATGGAACGGATTCTCATCGCCGAGGATGATGATGGCATTGCGGACTTCATCAGGCGCGGCCTGGTACAGGAGGGTTTCGAGTGCGAGGTGGCGGTATCCGGCGCGGCCGCTTTTGCACGCGCCCACAGTGGTGATTTTGATCTGATGATCCTGGATCTGGGGCTGCCGCATATGGATGGTGCGGATGTTCTGGAGCAGCTGCGGGTGTTGAAGGTGTCCCTGCCGATCATTGTGCTCACCGCCCGGACGAACATTGAGGATCGTATCCGGTCCCTGGAGGGCGGGGCGGATGATTATATGCCCAAGCCTTTCCAGTTTGCGGAGCTCCTCGCGCGGGTGAAGTTGCGCCTGGCCAGCCATCAGCCGGTGGAGAAGACAACCAACGCGCACCTGCTCAAGCACGGCACTCTGGAACTGGATCTACGCACCCAGAAAGTGTTTGTGGCAGATACGTGGCGTGATCTTTCCCGCCGTGAGTTTGACCTGCTGGAGGCTCTCATGCGCCATCCGGGTCAGATTCTCTCCCGCGCCCAGCTGTTGCACATGGTGTGGGATATGAGCTTCGATCCGGGGTCCAATGTGGTGGATGTATATATCCGTGCGCTTCGGAAAAAGATAGGCACGGAGAAGGTGGAGACCGTCCGGGGTTCGGGCTACCGACTCGTTTAG
- a CDS encoding sensor histidine kinase: MSRLKFLNNSPASLRWRIVFWMTAVVVTTLTSVVVITRSVLLSDVVAAANAAVEQEISEFRRFADEGTDPTTAASFPSPQRLIEVYLSRQIPDDNEAIVGVFSDQLIQVDFSQLSGLHPEPLTYNEPLVEEVLASPSHSGVFDDPVRGRAYWGRVAFETAPGTTDGHFIVAYFTEPGETAVKKQVRVLSFVGAGGVLASVLIAWLIAGQIIAPIRRVSKVASTISNSDLTRRVPVEGNDEIAQLARTFNEMLDRLETAYNDQRQFVDDAGHELRTPITVVRGQLELLESSPPEERARSIELATTELDRMARMVNDLLTLAVADSGEFLHTAPVDVAELTIDLEDKARIINDRVMLVDAAEGVVILDEQRVTEAILELYGNALRYSEGPVAIGSDFQGSGAQRVFRIWVRDSGPGIEKDAQEALFSRFSRGRQADPRHPNRPKGAGLGLSIVKAIGEAHGGRAYVESTVGLGSIFGLEIPAPATALITETEE; encoded by the coding sequence ATGAGCAGACTCAAGTTCCTCAACAATTCGCCAGCATCACTTCGCTGGCGAATCGTTTTCTGGATGACCGCGGTTGTGGTCACCACACTGACCAGTGTCGTGGTGATCACGCGTTCTGTGTTGCTCTCTGATGTGGTTGCTGCGGCCAACGCAGCTGTTGAACAGGAGATCAGCGAGTTTCGCCGTTTTGCTGACGAGGGTACGGATCCCACCACAGCCGCCTCCTTCCCCTCCCCCCAGCGATTGATTGAGGTGTATCTCTCCCGGCAGATTCCCGATGACAATGAAGCCATCGTGGGTGTCTTCTCGGATCAACTGATCCAGGTGGACTTCTCTCAGCTCAGTGGGCTACATCCGGAACCACTGACCTATAACGAACCCCTCGTCGAGGAAGTCCTCGCATCCCCATCCCATTCCGGGGTCTTTGATGATCCGGTTCGGGGCAGGGCCTATTGGGGGCGGGTGGCCTTTGAAACAGCTCCCGGCACTACGGATGGGCATTTCATCGTTGCCTATTTCACGGAACCGGGAGAAACAGCCGTCAAGAAGCAGGTCAGGGTGCTGTCATTCGTCGGTGCCGGAGGTGTGTTGGCTTCCGTACTGATTGCTTGGTTGATCGCCGGGCAGATCATTGCCCCCATCAGGCGGGTCAGCAAGGTCGCTTCAACGATTTCCAATTCTGACCTGACCCGGCGCGTTCCGGTGGAGGGTAATGATGAGATTGCACAGTTAGCCCGTACGTTCAATGAGATGCTGGATCGTTTGGAGACGGCGTACAACGATCAGCGCCAGTTTGTTGATGATGCAGGTCATGAACTGCGGACGCCGATCACGGTGGTGCGCGGTCAACTGGAGTTGCTGGAGAGTTCACCACCGGAGGAGCGTGCACGGTCAATTGAGTTGGCTACCACGGAATTGGATCGGATGGCACGGATGGTTAATGATCTGTTGACCCTGGCGGTGGCGGATTCAGGTGAGTTCCTCCATACGGCACCGGTGGATGTTGCAGAGTTGACCATTGATCTTGAGGATAAGGCACGCATCATCAATGATCGGGTGATGTTGGTGGACGCCGCCGAAGGTGTGGTGATTTTAGATGAGCAGCGGGTCACGGAGGCGATTCTTGAGCTTTATGGCAATGCGCTGCGCTATTCAGAAGGACCGGTGGCTATTGGTTCTGATTTCCAGGGATCGGGAGCTCAGCGGGTGTTCCGGATCTGGGTGCGCGACAGTGGTCCGGGTATTGAGAAGGATGCGCAGGAGGCACTGTTCAGTAGGTTTTCCCGCGGCAGGCAGGCTGATCCCCGGCATCCGAACCGGCCGAAGGGAGCGGGTCTGGGTTTATCCATTGTAAAAGCTATTGGCGAGGCTCATGGTGGGCGTGCCTATGTCGAATCCACGGTTGGTCTGGGATCGATCTTCGGGCTGGAGATCCCTGCCCCGGCGACAGCACTCATAACAGAGACGGAGGAGTAA